The segment GATGAATGAACTAAGTTGCAAGGGCTAGAGAGCACTTCCCTTCCCCCAGGTTCCATAGTGTGAATTAGGGTGGGAGAAGGGATGAATGTCCCTCTCACTTGCAGACGTTTACCCACTCAGTGACCCGACATTCATCACAGAGAACATAACAGCACCAGTGGAAACGGCAGTGGCATCGCTCCACACGGGTCTGACGGAGAACATTATGTCCTCGTCCACAGCACAAACTTCCACAACCATCCAGGAGGCGGCTGGTCTTGTTGCAGACACGTCCTTGGGTGCCTGGTGACCCCAGGGCTGGCTCCCAATCACAAAAGTCAGGAGATTTCTCAAAGTAGACGAGTTCACCTGAAAGACGTCGAGGGCGAAGCCGGGGCTGGAAGGCACCTGAATTGCGGTTGTGGGCGTTGATGAAGACTGCCCGGTTTAATCGTTCCCTAAGTGCTGCCCCAACCACCCGGAACTCTGGTGCTGCTCTCCAACACGTCTTGAACTGGCAGCTGCCTGATGTGCCATGGCACTTACATTTCTGTTTCAGATTCTCAGTCACCACCTGGAGTGTGGGGGTCAGGGGTGGatgatgtggggggagggggtttaGGTGTTATCAGGAAAGGGTgataaatgagaaggaaagaagaattatCATGGAATTATGAAACTGTaagataatttaaatttaaagatcatctagtccaaccccttcatttacagatgggtaaacaaGTAAAATGACTCGTCCAAAGTAACAGAGCTAATCAGATGAAGACAGTAATAGAATTTACTTCTCCCAACATCTTATCCTTTAAAACAGTACCTTGAATAATGAATATATATGATTGAATGGAGTTCAGATAAGAGTATCATTGAAGTCTTCTATGCCTCCAACCCCCCAAAAGTGTAACTCACCTTCCACCCATTCCCTCAAACactatatagaatattatatatatgtatatataatattctatatataACAAACCTTGCAAACTGGGGAGGCTGCTATCTATTCTGTGACTTCCCTACCATGGGTTTGAGATATAGGGGCAATCTTCCATGGAGGTACTTTCCATGGAAGTATGACTCCCCAATATGCCCTGCCcccacatacatatgcacaaatacacaCCATCACACAAAAATTGTGGTACCTGTCTCCCCACCCGGTTGTTATGGATCCTCATTCGCGCCTGGATGTCTCTTGGAGCCTCTCTCAAATCCAGGAAGTCCCGAGAGAATTTTTCCCCAAAGTCCAGGTCATGGTTGCAGCCACCCCATTCCCATGTATCCTGGGGACCAGGGATGGTGCCTGAATTGGGTCCAAGGCCAACCGGGGAGTTAGGAAAGCTTTTACCACGGGAGAGTGTCTGTAGCTGTAACAGTTTGGCTCTCAGCCGGTCCTGTTCTCCACTGCCTTTCCAGCCACAACCACAACTCACCAGTTTACCGAGGCTGCAAGCAGTGGCCACCGAGTGCATGACCCCAGCAGCTAgcatggagaaagagaaggcagtCTCTCGGAAACCTGAGGAGAAGGGACAAGGGCAGTAGGACTGAGTAGACAAGTAGGAAGGGTGGAAGGAATATAGAACTATCCACCAGCATAAGTTAGAACCTTGTTCAGATCATGTACCCTGACAGGGGCCAAACCTTGAAGAATGAAGGGAAGGCATAGAGGAGCAAATGAACTTTGAAAATGTGTGCAAGACTCAATTGAAAGCATTTTTGAAAAGCAATGAGTAGAGGAAGTTTAATCCCTAAATTCCACCAGTGCCAGTCCTCCCTTTTCCTACCACGTACACATTCCCCAATGAGCTGAAAGGATAGAATTtgcaaaccaaaaccaaaaccaccCCAAAACCTGTtactcatatacatacatttgaCCCATCAATCATCCCCCACCATTAACAAGACAAAGACTGCCCAtgaggtattattttttttacttaattgcatgtgtatatatgcactaattcatgtatatatgcactTTAAGTTCTATAGATAAGTGCAAGTCTTGAGATTCAGCTTAACTGGATTTCAACTATGAAAAGACATTAGAGAGGGGAAGTACTACAGAGTGATCTACCCTGGACCCCATACTAGTAGCCAGGAATGGTGTTAGGATCTATATCCCCCAGAGATAGGGAATACCTGGCAAGGAGGTTGGGCTGAAAGATAATTAGAGCTACAGCCCTCTAACATGCTCAGGAAAACCTCTCAAATCTAATTCCAAGGGTCTGAGTCTCTTTTAGTGGGGAAGAACTATTGGTCCCACACTCAGTTTAGAGGAAGGGATGGCAGTACCTCCTTACAAAGTCTTGGTTCAGCACCTGAGTCCACCATCATACCTTCCTCATCCTATCGGAAAATGGGCTGCTGGTTCCAGCTCTcaatccccccaccccacaaagGGTAAAGCTGTTCACACTTGCCTTGGGAATTCCCCGCAAAAGGCAGCTGTCTATTAACCCTTTCTTCCCTAGAGCATAGTCTCCATCCCCTAAACTAAGACCGATATTCACTCATTCAGTCACAACTCAGGGTAGGGAGAAGATGATGTCTCAGACCTGGCCACAGTGACCTATTCTCACCCGTCCCACTGTTCCTCACCTGTTCAGGTGAGTGCCACCTGGGGCTCTCACaacagggagaggagggggataCTCGGCTTCAAAGCCAATCGGGGTCTTTGTTCCCAGCGACAGCTCCTGGGAACCCCAGCAATTAGGGGAGCAGGTTTAACCCTTAAACGGCTGGGGGCGTCTCCCCGCCTCCGCTGCGGCTACGGAGGGCATGGCCCAGGCTTGTCAAAGAGTGGGAGGTGGAGAGAGTAATGGGGGAggtcggggggggggggtcgTTTGAAGCTCCCAGAGCTGGGGGAATCTCCCAACTCACAGGTGCAACCCGGGTCGGGTTGTGCAGAGcctagggaaggaggagggggagcgGGGAGCCGGAAAGCAGCTGCTTCGCCCGCAGCACAGCAGGTGGAAAGTTGGGAGTATGTTGGGAG is part of the Notamacropus eugenii isolate mMacEug1 chromosome 3, mMacEug1.pri_v2, whole genome shotgun sequence genome and harbors:
- the WNT10B gene encoding protein Wnt-10b; this translates as MTEEPRLWPLPSGLAGLLLLFLCSRALSNEILGLKLPGEPPLTPNTVCLTLPGLSKRQFGLCLRSPDVTASALQGLHIAVHECQHQLRDQRWNCSSLEASGRLPHHSAILKRGFRETAFSFSMLAAGVMHSVATACSLGKLVSCGCGWKGSGEQDRLRAKLLQLQTLSRGKSFPNSPVGLGPNSGTIPGPQDTWEWGGCNHDLDFGEKFSRDFLDLREAPRDIQARMRIHNNRVGRQVVTENLKQKCKCHGTSGSCQFKTCWRAAPEFRVVGAALRERLNRAVFINAHNRNSGAFQPRLRPRRLSGELVYFEKSPDFCDWEPALGSPGTQGRVCNKTSRLLDGCGSLCCGRGHNVLRQTRVERCHCRFHWCCYVLCDECRVTEWVNVCK